The following are from one region of the Cytobacillus firmus genome:
- a CDS encoding DUF3892 domain-containing protein, with the protein MNGEQLTAVYRNNRGEIISFQTSGGRIISYRKALMEAENGGIEGIHIYENEDGSMQLNPSDAPSFDDFPSLY; encoded by the coding sequence ATGAACGGCGAGCAGCTGACAGCAGTCTACCGCAACAATAGGGGTGAAATAATTTCATTCCAGACTTCCGGAGGACGAATTATTTCTTATCGCAAAGCACTAATGGAGGCTGAGAACGGTGGAATTGAGGGTATCCATATTTATGAAAACGAAGATGGCTCTATGCAGCTGAATCCTTCCGATGCGCCATCTTTTGATGACTTTCCAAGCCTCTATTAA
- the metA gene encoding homoserine O-acetyltransferase MetA has product MPIKIPKLLPAREILEEENIFIMDEDRAKQQDIRPLNILILNLMPEKEKTEAHLLRLLGNTPLQVNISFLKTATHQSKNTSPLHLEQFYTTFEQVQKRKFDGMIITGAPVELLDFKEVDYWEELTVIMEWTKTNVTSTLHICWGAQAALFYHFGIGKYELPEKCSGVYLHEVHDRSEKLLRGFDDIYFAPHSRNTDVYKEQLLKHPEVKLLSSSEEAGPFIMSANGGRQIMVTGHLEYEAGTLAEEYTRDRSRGLQVPVPKHYFPNDDPGRRPHNIWRSHAHLMFSNWLNYYVYQETPYEWD; this is encoded by the coding sequence TTGCCGATAAAAATTCCTAAGCTGCTTCCTGCCAGGGAGATTTTAGAGGAAGAAAATATATTTATCATGGATGAGGACCGTGCCAAACAACAGGATATTCGCCCATTAAATATCCTCATCCTGAATTTGATGCCTGAGAAAGAAAAAACGGAAGCCCATCTTTTAAGACTTCTTGGAAATACCCCTTTACAGGTAAACATCTCATTTTTAAAAACTGCCACTCATCAATCAAAAAATACCAGTCCCCTGCATCTCGAACAATTCTATACTACGTTTGAGCAGGTTCAAAAAAGAAAATTTGACGGGATGATTATTACTGGGGCTCCTGTAGAGCTTCTTGACTTTAAAGAGGTTGACTATTGGGAGGAGCTAACCGTAATCATGGAGTGGACAAAAACAAATGTTACCTCCACCCTGCATATATGCTGGGGAGCACAGGCAGCGTTATTCTATCACTTTGGGATCGGAAAATATGAGCTGCCTGAGAAATGCTCCGGTGTTTATCTTCATGAAGTTCATGACAGAAGCGAAAAATTGCTGAGAGGCTTTGACGATATCTATTTTGCTCCGCATTCACGAAATACAGATGTTTATAAAGAGCAGCTGCTGAAACACCCGGAAGTGAAGCTTCTGTCCTCTTCTGAGGAGGCGGGTCCTTTCATCATGAGCGCAAACGGCGGCAGACAAATCATGGTAACTGGCCACCTCGAATATGAAGCTGGCACACTCGCAGAAGAATACACCAGAGACAGAAGCAGAGGTCTGCAGGTTCCCGTGCCAAAACACTACTTTCCGAATGATGACCCCGGCAGAAGACCTCATAATATCTGGCGGTCACATGCCCATTTAATGTTTTCCAACTGGCTGAACTACTATGTATACCAGGAGACACCTTACGAATGGGATTAA
- a CDS encoding formate--tetrahydrofolate ligase, with translation MNVKPIVKSDIEIAQASEMKPITEIAEKLGLIEDDLELFGKYKAKISAAALKKLSTNDSGKIILVTSINPTPAGEGKSTVTVGLADAFNRLGKKAMVAMREPSLGPTMGIKGGATGGGYSQVLPMEDINLHFTGDLHAITTANNALAALIDNHLQQGNLLNIDQRRIVWKRALDLNDRALRKIVIGLGGPLQGVPREDGFDITVASEIMAVLCLASDLQNLKERLGKMVIAYNYDKQPVTVSDLGVEGALTLLLKEAVKPNLVQTIEHTPALVHGGPFANIAHGCNSVIATSAASKLADYVVTEAGFGADLGAEKFLNIKARNEGIDPEAVVIVATIRALKMHGGLSKAELGREDTEALTKGFANLRKHVETVESFGLPYVVAINRFISDSENEIATLTELCGEAGMPVALTEVWEKGGQGGIELAEKLLEILDQKAAKFNHLYDLSLPLEEKILTVAQKVYGAENVEYSTKAKKQLKDFESFGWGVLPVCMAKTQYSLSDDPSKLGRPSDFTITIRELKPSIGAGFIVALTGDVMTMPGLPKAPSAMNMDVDEDGNAVGLF, from the coding sequence ATGAATGTGAAACCGATCGTGAAATCAGACATTGAAATTGCTCAGGCATCAGAAATGAAGCCTATTACGGAAATAGCTGAAAAACTAGGGCTCATTGAGGATGATTTGGAGCTATTTGGCAAGTATAAAGCAAAAATATCCGCAGCTGCCTTAAAGAAATTAAGTACGAATGACAGCGGTAAAATAATTCTAGTCACTTCCATTAATCCAACACCTGCAGGTGAAGGGAAGTCCACGGTAACAGTCGGACTTGCCGATGCTTTTAACAGGCTTGGCAAAAAGGCTATGGTCGCAATGCGGGAACCTTCCCTGGGGCCGACAATGGGAATTAAAGGCGGTGCAACAGGCGGGGGATATTCACAGGTTCTGCCGATGGAAGACATCAATCTGCATTTTACCGGCGATCTTCACGCTATTACAACAGCCAATAATGCCCTGGCTGCCCTGATTGATAATCACCTTCAGCAGGGAAATCTGTTGAATATTGACCAGAGAAGAATTGTCTGGAAGCGTGCTCTGGATTTGAACGACCGTGCATTGAGAAAAATCGTGATTGGCCTGGGAGGGCCGTTACAAGGTGTCCCAAGGGAGGATGGCTTTGATATTACTGTGGCTTCAGAAATTATGGCCGTTTTATGCCTTGCATCCGATCTGCAGAATCTGAAGGAAAGACTGGGGAAAATGGTTATAGCCTACAATTATGATAAACAGCCCGTAACAGTGAGCGATCTTGGAGTGGAAGGCGCTCTTACTCTCCTGCTTAAAGAAGCAGTCAAACCTAATCTGGTCCAGACTATAGAACATACACCTGCATTGGTTCATGGCGGCCCGTTTGCCAATATTGCTCATGGCTGCAACAGTGTGATTGCAACATCCGCAGCATCGAAGCTCGCTGATTATGTAGTGACAGAAGCCGGTTTTGGTGCGGACCTTGGCGCTGAGAAGTTTCTGAATATTAAAGCCAGAAACGAAGGCATTGATCCTGAAGCAGTGGTTATTGTCGCTACGATCCGTGCTTTAAAAATGCATGGAGGCTTGTCAAAGGCTGAATTGGGCAGGGAAGATACTGAAGCACTTACTAAAGGCTTTGCTAATTTAAGAAAGCATGTTGAGACAGTTGAAAGCTTTGGGCTTCCGTATGTAGTAGCCATTAACCGGTTTATTTCAGATAGCGAGAATGAAATTGCAACCCTTACAGAGCTTTGCGGTGAGGCAGGTATGCCAGTAGCCCTTACAGAGGTTTGGGAAAAAGGCGGGCAGGGCGGAATTGAGCTCGCAGAGAAGCTGCTGGAAATTTTGGACCAAAAAGCAGCGAAGTTCAATCATCTTTATGATTTATCACTGCCTCTTGAAGAGAAAATTCTAACAGTGGCTCAGAAGGTTTATGGAGCTGAGAATGTTGAATACTCAACCAAAGCCAAAAAGCAGCTAAAAGACTTTGAAAGCTTTGGCTGGGGTGTCCTGCCGGTTTGTATGGCTAAAACACAATATTCTTTATCTGATGATCCTTCAAAACTGGGAAGGCCATCAGATTTTACCATTACAATACGTGAGCTGAAGCCATCGATTGGTGCAGGATTCATTGTTGCACTCACCGGAGATGTGATGACTATGCCGGGCTTGCCCAAAGCCCCTTCTGCCATGAACATGGATGTAGATGAAGATGGAAATGCAGTCGGCCTATTTTAA
- a CDS encoding GNAT family N-acetyltransferase — protein MIRSTDKFIITEYHEGFAAGIAKMWNLSRDSWGGDTSVMTEEQVKTQEANNGNITLYLALDGEEVVGYCGLSEYKEDTGSLYIPLLNVRPDYHGRKIGKMLVQKALQKTMELGWPRLDLYTWPGNVKAVPLYKKCGFFWEDRDDTTHLMNFIPAVHQTQLLKPVLEKLDWYDSSLRNIDVKPDGIKENGFTFYEYKWQSGEVSARARIERTGRGISLIETNEYLIELCMAHHEVIENQVQTFQLNLVNKTGNLASFKAEANNQGRVESVFEHELTAENNAVMTGTFIVHEGEEPSVWKTHPSLEVKVWVNGEECELRLGLLPKQPAKITGASKGNLSFLNQEAELEMEVENNLEEEAVFHLSFPESDLVELEKREYRIQLHKKERKLLKVPFTVKNHGFYQPEMSISALKKNGEELSFTCSPVGIPLKSFGQKFGGESRDYWHICNGICQVNIRKMDYKITAGRNENVNQPFSFFVPKLGKPYSTEFSKAKPLEAEWFTDDTAITFKLVFKSEAFPGILVALYTSLYGEGLVKIWSELTNEGDKKYENLFLSQPLFHEMQQPYFPLENEVIEFSDVKELGFMEISGESITENWYFANHNGEPIGFCWPKSAKSNPDGWQFYYQQETGCLAPGDQKILAPGYLSIGAFRTWEEMQQFAGVTAEPEKIVKNEKALVINRGNPVLKDQETAEFTLKTLRSSYLNGTIDVYLNEDKKLSATFSQEQELKEYRANFPIEGIKPLSLVKAEMTLDSGKTHANDLLLMPRGKIRILTEKQSGKTVYTLDNGIISLKAAPEFYPGLFSFSYKGNEWLDSSFPEPVAKGWWNPWAGGMKTVPSQMSVFSLLKEKSSAEFLNVKDSYENEWSVLAIHTKAVLHSIWKGLDYTQYFALLPGVPILAHWVEVNNAGGKYLFNEKWITDIFLSGGSLKDLTLTLNDKDAESAYQVGVEEQSFVDYNVSRISSSLSSEKMYVMKSKDTDFLRAYMNKEAFEVFSERKAGSLAKPGFIAFDERSFDGRLLNKLHYLEFR, from the coding sequence ATGATTCGGAGTACAGACAAATTTATCATTACTGAGTATCATGAGGGCTTTGCAGCAGGAATCGCAAAAATGTGGAACTTAAGCAGAGACAGCTGGGGCGGAGATACCAGTGTAATGACTGAAGAGCAAGTGAAAACGCAGGAAGCGAATAACGGCAATATTACGTTATACTTAGCCCTTGATGGTGAAGAGGTCGTAGGCTATTGCGGGCTATCGGAATATAAAGAGGATACGGGTTCCCTGTATATCCCTCTTTTAAATGTAAGACCGGATTACCATGGGCGGAAAATCGGAAAGATGCTTGTGCAAAAAGCGCTGCAAAAGACTATGGAATTGGGCTGGCCGCGCCTGGATTTATATACATGGCCAGGAAACGTGAAAGCTGTCCCGCTTTACAAAAAATGCGGTTTCTTTTGGGAAGACAGGGATGATACAACCCATTTAATGAACTTTATTCCCGCTGTTCACCAGACACAGCTTTTAAAACCGGTTCTGGAGAAGCTTGATTGGTATGACAGCAGCCTGAGAAATATCGATGTGAAGCCGGATGGAATCAAAGAAAATGGATTTACATTTTACGAGTATAAATGGCAAAGCGGGGAAGTCTCTGCAAGAGCCAGAATTGAAAGAACCGGCAGGGGAATCAGCTTAATTGAAACTAATGAGTATCTTATAGAACTATGCATGGCCCATCATGAAGTTATTGAAAATCAAGTTCAAACTTTTCAGCTCAACCTTGTAAATAAAACAGGAAACCTCGCTTCGTTTAAAGCTGAAGCGAATAATCAGGGAAGGGTCGAATCAGTGTTTGAGCATGAGTTGACAGCTGAGAACAACGCTGTAATGACCGGAACATTTATTGTGCATGAAGGGGAAGAGCCCAGTGTCTGGAAAACTCATCCTTCATTGGAGGTAAAGGTTTGGGTAAATGGAGAGGAATGTGAACTGCGCCTTGGACTTCTTCCGAAGCAGCCTGCCAAAATAACAGGCGCTTCCAAAGGAAATCTCAGTTTTTTGAATCAGGAAGCAGAATTGGAAATGGAAGTAGAAAACAACCTGGAGGAGGAGGCAGTATTTCACCTTTCTTTCCCTGAAAGTGATTTAGTTGAATTAGAAAAGCGGGAGTATCGAATACAGCTCCATAAAAAAGAACGTAAGCTGCTAAAGGTGCCTTTTACCGTGAAAAACCATGGCTTTTATCAGCCGGAAATGTCGATATCGGCATTAAAGAAGAATGGGGAAGAACTCTCTTTTACTTGCAGCCCGGTGGGCATTCCACTTAAAAGCTTTGGTCAGAAGTTCGGAGGAGAGTCCAGGGATTACTGGCATATATGCAATGGGATCTGCCAGGTGAATATCCGGAAAATGGATTATAAAATAACAGCCGGCAGAAACGAAAATGTTAACCAGCCTTTTTCGTTTTTTGTTCCTAAGCTGGGCAAGCCTTATTCTACTGAATTTTCAAAGGCCAAGCCTCTGGAAGCAGAGTGGTTCACAGATGATACGGCCATTACCTTCAAATTGGTTTTCAAGTCTGAAGCTTTTCCGGGAATTCTTGTAGCCTTGTATACCTCCCTTTATGGTGAAGGCCTTGTGAAAATTTGGTCTGAACTGACAAATGAAGGGGATAAAAAATATGAAAACCTGTTTTTGAGCCAGCCGTTATTTCATGAGATGCAGCAGCCATATTTTCCACTCGAGAATGAAGTAATAGAGTTTTCAGATGTAAAAGAATTAGGGTTCATGGAAATATCAGGTGAAAGCATAACTGAAAATTGGTATTTCGCGAATCATAATGGAGAGCCGATTGGATTCTGCTGGCCTAAAAGTGCGAAGTCCAATCCGGATGGGTGGCAATTTTATTATCAGCAGGAGACTGGCTGTCTTGCACCGGGAGATCAGAAGATATTGGCCCCTGGCTATTTATCCATAGGAGCCTTCCGGACATGGGAAGAAATGCAGCAATTTGCAGGTGTGACTGCTGAACCTGAAAAAATAGTAAAGAATGAAAAAGCGCTAGTTATCAATAGGGGAAATCCAGTTTTAAAGGACCAGGAAACAGCGGAGTTTACTCTTAAAACCCTTCGTTCGAGTTATCTGAACGGCACTATAGATGTTTATTTAAATGAAGATAAAAAACTATCCGCAACTTTCAGCCAGGAACAGGAACTAAAGGAATATAGAGCGAATTTCCCTATTGAAGGCATAAAACCCTTATCTCTTGTGAAAGCCGAGATGACACTTGACAGTGGTAAGACGCATGCAAATGATTTGCTGCTGATGCCCAGGGGTAAAATCCGTATATTAACAGAAAAGCAGAGCGGGAAGACTGTTTATACATTGGATAACGGCATTATTAGCTTAAAAGCCGCACCGGAATTTTATCCTGGATTATTCTCCTTTTCATATAAAGGAAATGAATGGCTGGATTCCTCTTTTCCTGAACCCGTTGCCAAGGGATGGTGGAATCCGTGGGCTGGCGGCATGAAAACGGTTCCTTCGCAAATGAGTGTGTTTTCGCTTTTGAAGGAGAAATCTTCTGCTGAATTTCTGAATGTTAAAGATTCGTATGAAAACGAATGGTCTGTATTGGCCATTCATACGAAAGCTGTCCTTCACTCCATCTGGAAAGGACTTGATTATACACAGTATTTCGCTTTATTGCCGGGAGTGCCTATCCTAGCCCATTGGGTAGAAGTGAACAATGCAGGAGGAAAGTATCTGTTTAATGAAAAATGGATCACAGATATCTTTTTATCCGGAGGCTCATTAAAGGATCTTACTCTTACACTAAATGACAAAGATGCGGAATCAGCCTATCAGGTCGGAGTTGAGGAGCAATCTTTTGTGGATTATAATGTATCCCGTATCAGCAGCTCCCTCTCTTCTGAAAAAATGTATGTAATGAAAAGTAAAGATACTGATTTCCTGAGGGCATATATGAATAAAGAAGCCTTCGAAGTTTTTTCCGAAAGGAAGGCGGGCTCATTGGCCAAACCGGGATTTATCGCATTTGATGAAAGAAGCTTCGATGGCCGATTACTTAATAAACTGCATTATTTGGAATTCCGTTAA
- a CDS encoding amidohydrolase family protein yields MKVIDAHIHFSDIKSFHHTAEKLSFVDYSYNGHQKEFQNANVVLSIAMGLTETDKMGFPDYEARTPMGIDLEDKMPANIVYCAGINPYDLNEDALERLEEDLQKPAVVGIKIYLGYYPFYAYDEVYEPVYALAEKYRVPVVFHTGDTYSERGLLKYSHPLAIDEVAVKHRNINFMMAHFGDPWTLTGAEIIYKNPNVFADLSGLIVGTEKELKKHSEGRFLDHLRHALVFADSYDKLLFGTDWPLAPVGPYIEFIKELIPGEHHEDVFYNTAIKVFPKIKSFLP; encoded by the coding sequence ATGAAAGTCATAGATGCACATATTCATTTTTCTGATATAAAATCATTTCATCATACTGCCGAGAAACTCTCATTTGTAGATTATTCATATAATGGACACCAGAAGGAGTTCCAAAATGCCAATGTAGTTCTGAGCATCGCCATGGGACTTACAGAAACAGACAAGATGGGCTTTCCGGATTATGAAGCAAGAACACCGATGGGGATTGATCTGGAAGACAAGATGCCGGCTAATATTGTTTACTGTGCCGGCATCAATCCATATGATCTCAATGAAGACGCTTTAGAAAGGCTCGAAGAAGATCTGCAAAAGCCTGCTGTTGTGGGTATTAAAATTTATCTTGGGTATTATCCTTTCTACGCCTATGATGAAGTATACGAACCTGTGTATGCACTCGCTGAAAAATATAGAGTGCCTGTTGTATTTCATACAGGCGATACTTATTCGGAAAGGGGATTGCTTAAGTATTCTCATCCCCTGGCTATTGACGAAGTTGCAGTTAAACACCGGAATATCAATTTCATGATGGCTCATTTTGGAGATCCATGGACGCTGACCGGAGCAGAAATCATATATAAAAATCCGAATGTCTTTGCCGATCTTTCAGGCCTTATTGTGGGAACAGAAAAAGAATTGAAGAAGCACAGTGAAGGAAGATTTTTGGACCATCTTAGGCATGCTTTAGTGTTCGCGGATTCTTACGATAAATTGCTTTTTGGAACCGATTGGCCACTTGCGCCTGTAGGCCCTTATATCGAATTTATAAAAGAGCTCATCCCTGGAGAGCATCATGAGGATGTTTTCTATAATACCGCTATAAAGGTTTTTCCTAAAATCAAGTCTTTTCTGCCATAG
- a CDS encoding DegV family protein, with translation MVKIAWVTDSTAFLNNELRNHPDLYQIPMTIIMDGREYTDGVDLTPEELYARLKTLDTPAKTSQPSIGAFRDLYENLQKDYDCIIAVLVSAKLSGTVSSSEQAAQLVDIPVYSLDSKILSYPLTRLILKGMELAEAGLDSKDIISELEMLRDTGETYVLIGSLEQLHRSGRMSGVQFFLGSMLNVKPIISVHDGELSVREKARSERKAKDKIVKLLRSAHQRNPLKEVFILYGLHPEEAEIWKNELQEEFSGVEFGCYSLGATIGVHAGEHTLGISWLNGLE, from the coding sequence ATGGTTAAAATTGCATGGGTAACAGACAGCACGGCTTTTTTAAATAATGAGTTAAGAAACCACCCTGACCTGTACCAGATACCGATGACTATCATTATGGATGGCAGAGAATATACAGATGGTGTTGATTTAACACCTGAAGAACTTTATGCGAGGTTAAAAACCCTGGATACCCCGGCTAAAACTTCCCAGCCATCCATCGGCGCTTTCAGGGATTTATACGAAAATCTGCAGAAGGATTATGACTGTATCATCGCTGTGCTTGTATCGGCAAAGCTCAGCGGTACTGTTTCTTCCAGTGAACAGGCTGCCCAGCTGGTTGATATCCCGGTATACAGCCTGGACTCCAAGATATTATCATATCCTTTAACAAGATTAATCCTCAAAGGGATGGAACTGGCAGAGGCAGGACTGGACAGTAAGGACATTATCAGCGAGCTTGAGATGCTCCGTGATACGGGTGAAACATATGTCCTCATTGGCAGTCTTGAACAGCTCCATAGAAGCGGCAGGATGTCCGGGGTTCAATTCTTTTTAGGAAGCATGCTTAATGTAAAGCCGATTATTTCAGTTCATGATGGAGAATTAAGTGTCAGGGAGAAGGCCAGGAGCGAGAGAAAGGCGAAAGATAAAATTGTGAAGCTTTTGAGGAGCGCTCATCAAAGAAACCCGCTGAAGGAAGTATTCATCCTGTACGGTTTGCATCCCGAAGAAGCGGAGATATGGAAGAATGAACTCCAGGAAGAATTTTCGGGAGTTGAATTTGGATGCTACTCCTTAGGAGCCACCATTGGCGTCCACGCAGGAGAGCATACACTCGGCATCAGCTGGCTGAATGGCCTGGAATAA
- a CDS encoding HD domain-containing protein yields MMKENIIHITEKFVRDTLGDDSTGHDWHHIERVRKNALYIAEKEQKGDPFLIEMAALLHDISDAKLNISVEAGDRKLSDFLQELEITEEASSSIKAIIDSVSFKGGHNTRILSAEAQIVQDADRLDAIGAVGIARAFAYGGKKGQLIYDPALDIREEMTEDEYRNGRSSSINHFYEKLLKLKDLLNTDTATELAEERHELMEQFLHQFFKEWNGQA; encoded by the coding sequence ATAATGAAAGAAAATATTATACATATAACTGAAAAATTTGTCCGGGATACACTCGGAGATGATTCAACCGGGCATGACTGGCATCATATTGAGCGGGTTCGAAAAAACGCCCTTTACATAGCGGAAAAGGAACAAAAAGGAGATCCTTTCTTAATTGAAATGGCAGCCTTGCTTCATGATATATCTGATGCAAAGCTGAACATTTCCGTGGAAGCAGGGGACAGGAAACTGTCTGACTTTCTGCAGGAACTCGAAATCACAGAGGAAGCATCCAGCTCCATTAAGGCAATTATTGATTCAGTTTCCTTTAAAGGCGGCCATAACACCAGGATCTTAAGCGCAGAAGCCCAAATTGTCCAGGATGCGGACAGATTGGATGCAATCGGTGCCGTGGGAATTGCGAGAGCATTTGCCTACGGAGGCAAAAAAGGACAGCTGATTTATGATCCTGCCCTTGATATCAGAGAGGAAATGACTGAAGATGAATACCGGAATGGCAGGTCGTCATCCATCAATCACTTTTACGAAAAGCTTTTGAAGCTGAAAGATCTGCTGAATACTGACACTGCTACGGAATTGGCAGAAGAGCGGCACGAGCTAATGGAGCAGTTTCTGCATCAATTTTTTAAAGAATGGAATGGTCAAGCATGA
- a CDS encoding ABC-F family ATP-binding cassette domain-containing protein, with the protein MKMISVENVTKTYGEKELFNNISFTIAEKERAGLIGVNGTGKSSLLKVIAGVDLPDSGEIVKPRDYTISYSAQQPDLNHDLSVLEQVFAGDAPILVLQREYEQALLELSRHPEDPAVQESLFELQKRMDTLNAWEVNTDAKTILTKLGIEDFSRKVGELSGGQKKRVALAQALIQSPDLLILDEPTNHLDFESVKWLEEYLGKYQGALLLVTHDRYFLDRVTNKMFELEGGNLYSYKGNYAAFLEAKAIREENESATIEKQRNLFRRELEWIRRGAKARTTKQKARIQRFETLDSQLASVKSSEKLDMSLSGSRLGKQVFELEAATKKYGSQTILDHFDLLVKPGDRIGIIGRNGTGKSTLLNILAGRIPLDSGERIIGQTVKVAYYTQESEDMDESKRMIEYLKETAEVVETSDGKTISAAQMLERFLFQPYTHGTPIRKLSGGEKRRLYLLKILMSEPNVLLLDEPTNNLDTQTLTVLEDYLDDFPGVVITVSHDRYFLDKVAEQLLVLKGEGEIDSYYGNYSEFLESENAKPVQEVNHALKKTRETKPKKKRMSYKEKKEWEEIEGKIEAAETRLETIASEMASIGSDFEKGQALVEEESKLNEELEYLIERWSYLSEQAENE; encoded by the coding sequence ATGAAGATGATTTCTGTGGAAAATGTGACAAAAACCTATGGTGAGAAAGAACTTTTTAACAATATATCCTTTACAATAGCCGAAAAAGAAAGGGCAGGACTGATCGGTGTAAACGGTACAGGAAAATCCTCCCTTTTGAAGGTGATTGCGGGAGTTGACCTGCCGGACTCCGGCGAAATAGTCAAACCGAGAGATTACACCATTTCATATTCAGCACAGCAGCCTGACCTGAATCATGATTTATCCGTTCTCGAGCAGGTGTTTGCAGGAGATGCGCCAATTCTTGTGCTGCAGAGAGAATATGAACAAGCACTGCTGGAGCTTAGCCGGCACCCTGAAGACCCAGCTGTCCAGGAAAGCCTATTCGAACTTCAAAAAAGAATGGATACACTTAATGCCTGGGAAGTTAATACCGATGCCAAAACGATTCTCACTAAACTGGGCATTGAGGATTTCAGCAGAAAGGTCGGTGAGCTTTCAGGAGGTCAGAAAAAACGGGTTGCGCTGGCGCAGGCTTTGATCCAGTCACCAGACTTGCTGATTCTTGACGAGCCGACCAATCATCTTGATTTTGAATCGGTTAAATGGCTGGAAGAATATCTGGGGAAATATCAGGGCGCACTGCTGCTAGTAACACATGACCGTTATTTCCTGGACCGGGTTACCAATAAAATGTTTGAGCTTGAGGGCGGAAATCTTTACAGCTATAAGGGGAATTATGCTGCATTCCTTGAAGCCAAGGCGATAAGAGAGGAAAATGAATCAGCCACTATAGAAAAGCAGAGAAATCTGTTCAGAAGGGAACTCGAGTGGATCAGGAGAGGTGCAAAAGCCCGTACCACCAAACAAAAAGCAAGGATCCAGCGGTTTGAGACCCTTGACAGCCAGCTTGCTTCAGTTAAATCCTCTGAAAAATTGGATATGTCCCTAAGCGGCAGCCGTCTCGGAAAACAAGTATTTGAACTCGAAGCTGCTACAAAAAAGTATGGCTCCCAAACAATTCTGGATCATTTTGATCTTCTCGTAAAGCCAGGGGACAGAATAGGGATTATTGGAAGAAATGGGACAGGGAAATCCACACTCCTTAACATATTGGCAGGCAGGATTCCGCTGGACTCAGGTGAGCGTATTATTGGGCAGACAGTAAAAGTTGCTTACTATACCCAGGAAAGCGAAGATATGGATGAGAGTAAGCGCATGATCGAATACCTCAAAGAAACAGCTGAAGTAGTTGAAACTTCAGATGGAAAAACTATTTCTGCGGCTCAAATGCTGGAGCGTTTCCTATTTCAGCCATATACTCATGGAACCCCTATCCGCAAGCTTTCCGGAGGGGAAAAACGGAGACTTTATTTACTGAAAATCTTAATGTCTGAACCAAATGTTCTCCTTCTTGACGAGCCGACCAATAACCTTGATACCCAAACCCTGACGGTTCTCGAGGATTATCTTGATGATTTTCCCGGCGTAGTCATTACTGTTTCACATGACCGCTACTTCCTGGATAAAGTGGCTGAACAGCTGCTTGTGTTAAAAGGAGAAGGCGAGATTGACTCCTACTACGGAAATTACAGTGAATTTCTTGAAAGCGAAAATGCCAAACCGGTTCAGGAAGTTAACCATGCCCTTAAAAAAACGAGGGAAACGAAACCGAAGAAAAAGAGAATGAGCTATAAAGAGAAAAAGGAATGGGAAGAAATAGAGGGAAAGATTGAGGCTGCTGAAACGCGTCTCGAAACGATTGCCTCAGAGATGGCCAGCATTGGCAGTGACTTTGAAAAAGGCCAGGCATTAGTAGAAGAGGAATCGAAACTGAATGAAGAACTGGAATATCTGATAGAGAGATGGAGCTACCTTTCAGAGCAAGCAGAAAATGAATAA